One window from the genome of Phycisphaerales bacterium encodes:
- a CDS encoding MazG nucleotide pyrophosphohydrolase domain-containing protein: MTDGAPTSQQGPESAPDMTLRDFQRLIRERYHATDSARGVPGTFMWLIEEVGELATSLQDCAPDRNPSEADRANLEEEFADVLAWLTTLANIAGVDLGKAVSKYTDPGRVEGVKH; encoded by the coding sequence ATGACCGACGGCGCCCCCACGAGCCAGCAAGGCCCAGAATCCGCTCCCGACATGACCCTTCGGGACTTCCAGCGGCTCATCCGAGAACGCTACCACGCGACCGACAGCGCCCGGGGCGTGCCGGGCACCTTCATGTGGCTCATCGAGGAGGTCGGCGAGCTGGCGACCTCCCTCCAGGACTGCGCTCCGGACCGAAACCCGAGCGAGGCCGACCGCGCCAACCTGGAAGAAGAGTTCGCCGACGTGCTGGCCTGGCTGACCACGCTGGCCAACATCGCCGGCGTCGACCTTGGCAAGGCCGTCAGCAAATACACCGACCCGGGCCGGGTCGAGGGCGTGAAGCACTAA
- a CDS encoding sigma-70 family RNA polymerase sigma factor, producing the protein MTGNQSASSGLRSELQLYLDEIKRTPLLTADEERELGYRIQRENCPDAREQMIRANLRLVVAIAKNFANRGLVLSDLIEEGNIGLMRAVEGFDPDQGARFSTYASWWIKQAIKRALINASRPIHVPAYMVELIARMRQVSRELEGESGFAPSIEQIAEAMDLPVKKVRAIRRAIRATRAQTQPVSGDDNTPGLSDVVADDRHAPPSERPLQADELGTLRRLMETIDDREAAILNARFGLDGRDPLTLKQVAERVGLSRERVRQIVDEAITRLNAQLTDERPSRFFRENRTRTGDPLSPQRARARAMAAAARARSAG; encoded by the coding sequence ATGACCGGTAACCAGTCTGCAAGCTCGGGGCTGCGCTCCGAACTGCAGCTCTATCTTGACGAGATCAAGCGAACGCCATTGCTGACCGCCGACGAAGAGCGGGAGCTCGGCTATCGGATCCAGCGAGAGAACTGCCCCGACGCGCGTGAGCAGATGATCCGGGCGAACCTTCGCCTGGTCGTGGCGATCGCGAAGAACTTCGCCAATCGCGGCCTGGTGCTCTCGGACCTGATCGAAGAAGGCAACATCGGGCTGATGCGGGCCGTCGAAGGGTTCGACCCCGACCAGGGCGCCCGATTCAGCACGTACGCCTCGTGGTGGATCAAGCAGGCCATCAAGCGGGCCCTGATCAATGCCTCGCGGCCGATCCACGTGCCGGCCTACATGGTCGAGCTCATCGCCCGCATGCGGCAGGTGTCGCGTGAGCTCGAGGGCGAGTCGGGCTTTGCCCCCTCGATCGAGCAGATCGCCGAGGCCATGGACCTGCCGGTCAAGAAGGTTCGGGCGATCCGCCGGGCCATCCGTGCGACGCGGGCGCAGACCCAGCCGGTCTCGGGCGACGATAACACGCCGGGCCTGTCCGACGTGGTCGCCGACGACCGCCACGCGCCGCCGAGCGAGCGGCCGCTGCAGGCCGACGAGCTCGGCACGTTGCGTCGCCTGATGGAGACCATCGACGACCGCGAGGCGGCGATCCTCAACGCCCGATTCGGGCTTGATGGCCGCGACCCGCTCACGCTCAAGCAAGTCGCCGAGCGCGTCGGCCTGAGCCGCGAACGTGTCCGCCAGATCGTCGACGAGGCGATCACGCGGCTGAACGCCCAGCTCACCGACGAGCGGCCCAGCCGGTTCTTCCGCGAGAACCGCACCCGCACGGGCGACCCGCTGAGCCCGCAGCGTGCCCGGGCCCGCGCCATGGCCGCCGCCGCCCGCGCCCGCAGCGCCGGGTAA
- a CDS encoding UvrB/UvrC motif-containing protein, whose translation MNRDISDILEDWPFDRTRPNIRLIQGEDGEPLLQVRLDLGLLQMHVDGRPDGRLAHGYRSMLEYFESLADDADVLAEEGGVGEGFSLSPDDCKILREEAAQYYHRYVALLVLNDFDGVIRDTGRNLRLIEFLQKHAREDNDQRSMMHYRPFIITVRTRALAGQMIRANETKAAVAMIDEGLDGLQQAFAEVGEPEAFESSAERRTLVGMREAIHPKLMPSQAAELESRLERALEAENYELAAILRDEIKSLRDHPPKA comes from the coding sequence ATGAACCGCGACATATCGGACATTCTCGAGGACTGGCCGTTTGACCGCACCAGACCCAACATTCGCCTGATCCAAGGCGAGGACGGCGAGCCTTTGCTCCAGGTACGACTGGACTTAGGGCTCTTGCAGATGCACGTGGACGGTCGCCCCGATGGGCGATTGGCCCATGGTTATCGGAGCATGCTCGAATACTTCGAAAGCCTGGCCGATGATGCGGACGTGCTGGCCGAGGAGGGCGGCGTCGGCGAAGGGTTCTCGCTCTCGCCGGACGACTGCAAGATCCTGCGCGAGGAGGCGGCCCAGTACTACCACCGCTACGTGGCGCTACTGGTGCTCAACGACTTCGACGGCGTGATCCGGGATACCGGACGCAACCTGCGGTTGATCGAGTTCCTCCAGAAGCACGCCCGGGAGGACAACGACCAGCGTTCGATGATGCACTACCGGCCCTTCATCATCACCGTCCGGACGCGTGCCCTGGCGGGCCAGATGATCCGAGCGAACGAGACCAAGGCAGCGGTCGCCATGATCGACGAGGGGCTCGACGGTTTGCAGCAGGCGTTTGCCGAGGTGGGCGAGCCCGAGGCATTCGAGTCATCGGCCGAGCGTCGCACGCTCGTGGGCATGCGGGAAGCCATCCACCCAAAGCTCATGCCCAGCCAGGCGGCCGAGCTCGAGTCCCGGCTCGAGCGGGCGCTGGAGGCGGAGAACTACGAACTGGCCGCCATCCTCCGCGACGAGATCAAGTCGCTCCGCGACCATCCGCCCAAGGCCTGA